From Micromonospora nigra, one genomic window encodes:
- a CDS encoding TauD/TfdA family dioxygenase, producing the protein MNPRPGTVAPTFTRTEPEASFSVPVRNRPYLAGSDHDSFPESVPDAGEMIPVLAVRDGGGAQRVLAAAVREVVDELLPRYGGVRLTGLPLADRAAFEQLVTGMGYDRLAYHGGIAVRRVDSEVALAASEEDHRITLSPHNEMAYLATYPRRAIFFCESPATVGGEVPVNDIRETLTLIPEQVRELFQEKGIRYHRNLPRQSSAGEMGWVDTFGTDDRQAVEGHLAASNYDFWWGEGDRLHYNYRRAAFATHPETGETLWFNQVTELHSSYWRSHPGFPSDLSDDDYPATTTFGDGTPLTGEQVAFLRGTLWRTTRAVRMRAGDVLVLDNQVVQHGRFAYEGPRRHFVSLTR; encoded by the coding sequence GTGAACCCTAGGCCAGGCACGGTCGCTCCGACCTTCACCCGGACGGAGCCCGAAGCATCCTTCAGTGTCCCGGTCCGCAACCGCCCCTACCTGGCCGGGTCGGACCACGACAGTTTCCCGGAGAGCGTGCCCGACGCCGGCGAGATGATCCCGGTGCTCGCGGTGCGGGACGGTGGCGGTGCGCAGCGGGTCCTCGCCGCCGCGGTCCGAGAGGTGGTGGACGAGCTGTTGCCCCGGTACGGCGGGGTGCGCCTCACCGGCCTGCCGCTCGCCGACCGGGCCGCCTTCGAGCAGTTGGTGACGGGGATGGGGTACGACCGCCTCGCCTACCACGGTGGAATAGCGGTCCGCAGGGTCGATTCGGAGGTGGCGCTCGCCGCCAGCGAGGAGGACCACCGGATAACGCTGTCTCCCCACAACGAGATGGCCTACCTCGCCACCTATCCCCGGCGGGCGATCTTCTTCTGCGAGAGCCCGGCGACGGTGGGGGGAGAGGTGCCGGTCAACGACATCCGGGAAACGTTGACGCTCATCCCCGAGCAGGTGCGGGAGCTGTTCCAGGAGAAGGGCATCAGGTATCACCGCAACCTGCCGCGCCAGTCGTCCGCCGGGGAGATGGGCTGGGTCGACACGTTCGGCACCGACGACAGGCAGGCGGTGGAGGGCCACCTGGCCGCGTCGAACTACGACTTCTGGTGGGGCGAGGGCGACCGGTTGCACTACAACTACCGGCGGGCCGCCTTCGCCACCCATCCCGAGACGGGCGAGACGTTGTGGTTCAACCAGGTGACGGAGCTGCACAGCTCCTACTGGCGATCGCATCCGGGCTTCCCGAGTGACCTGTCGGACGACGACTACCCGGCGACGACCACCTTCGGTGACGGCACCCCGCTGACCGGGGAGCAGGTGGCGTTCCTGCGGGGAACGCTGTGGCGGACCACCCGAGCGGTGCGCATGCGGGCCGGTGACGTCCTGGTCCTCGACAACCAGGTCGTGCAGCACGGCCGGTTCGCCTACGAGGGGCCCCGGCGGCACTTCGTCAGCCTCACCCGGTAG
- a CDS encoding aminotransferase, giving the protein MLPDVTGNRSDGRKGDLVATDARHVLHPWADLSALGRPESLIVCEADGVEVVDSSGRRYLDAIGGMWCVTVGYGRRELVDAMRAQAQKMPYFTPFGDISNAPATELAATLAALAPGDLNRVHFTTCGSTAVESAVRIAHLYFASRGMPEKRHVLSRVDAYHGSTFLAASLSGKEADRTRFQYESRWVHHLASPGYDPDTSSVSADQRLRELVEGMKRTITEIGPEKVACFIAEPILASGGVLVPPPGYHEATRELCRRYDILYISDEVVSGFGRLGHFFASEVRFGIVPDLLVTAKGLTSGYQPLGAVLISDRIADSLVAGADPAKPVFSNGFTYSGHPVACATALANIDVMERDDICGHVRDVGPYFIDRLRELRTSPIVYAVRGDHLMACVECQVPGEVGPTPRNQALAQRVDAYCEEAGLLVRPYENLCILSPPLVITRADIDRIVNILADALARAEQDLRAGRGC; this is encoded by the coding sequence ATGCTGCCTGACGTCACCGGGAACCGGAGCGACGGACGGAAGGGCGATCTCGTCGCAACCGACGCTCGTCACGTCCTGCACCCCTGGGCGGATCTGTCGGCGCTTGGCAGGCCGGAATCGCTCATCGTGTGCGAGGCCGACGGCGTCGAGGTGGTCGACAGCAGCGGCCGGAGGTATCTCGACGCGATCGGCGGCATGTGGTGCGTCACGGTGGGGTACGGGCGACGCGAACTCGTGGACGCGATGCGAGCCCAGGCCCAGAAGATGCCCTACTTCACGCCGTTCGGTGACATCTCGAACGCACCGGCCACGGAACTGGCCGCGACGCTCGCCGCCCTGGCACCCGGTGACCTGAACCGCGTCCACTTCACCACGTGCGGCTCGACGGCGGTGGAGTCGGCCGTGCGGATCGCGCATCTCTACTTCGCCAGTCGCGGGATGCCGGAGAAACGCCATGTCCTGTCCCGCGTGGACGCCTACCACGGGAGCACGTTCCTGGCGGCTTCGCTCTCCGGCAAGGAGGCGGACCGGACCCGGTTCCAGTACGAGAGCCGCTGGGTGCACCACCTGGCGAGCCCCGGGTACGACCCGGACACCTCGTCGGTGTCAGCGGACCAGCGGCTGCGGGAACTCGTCGAGGGGATGAAGCGCACCATCACCGAGATCGGCCCGGAGAAGGTCGCCTGCTTCATCGCCGAGCCGATTCTCGCCTCCGGAGGGGTGCTGGTCCCGCCGCCGGGCTACCACGAGGCGACGCGGGAACTGTGCCGGCGGTACGACATCCTGTACATCTCCGACGAGGTGGTCTCGGGTTTCGGCCGGCTGGGTCACTTCTTCGCGTCCGAGGTCCGGTTCGGCATCGTGCCGGACCTGCTGGTGACGGCGAAGGGACTGACCTCGGGGTACCAGCCGCTCGGCGCGGTGCTGATCTCCGATCGGATCGCCGACTCGCTGGTGGCGGGCGCCGACCCGGCGAAGCCGGTCTTCTCCAACGGTTTCACCTACTCGGGTCACCCGGTCGCGTGCGCGACCGCCCTCGCCAACATCGACGTGATGGAGCGCGACGACATCTGCGGGCACGTACGCGACGTCGGCCCGTACTTCATCGACCGGCTGCGGGAACTGCGCACGTCTCCGATCGTGTACGCGGTGCGGGGCGATCACCTGATGGCCTGTGTCGAGTGCCAGGTGCCCGGGGAGGTGGGCCCGACCCCTCGCAACCAGGCACTCGCCCAGCGGGTGGATGCCTACTGCGAGGAGGCGGGGCTGCTCGTCCGGCCCTACGAGAACCTCTGCATCCTGTCGCCTCCGCTGGTCATCACGAGAGCGGACATCGATCGGATCGTCAACATCCTCGCCGACGCGCTCGCGCGAGCGGAACAGGACCTGCGGGCGGGCCGAGGATGCTGA
- a CDS encoding NAD(P)-binding domain-containing protein, whose translation MTGTSAGPRRACRSVPAPPDWKRSSMYFDRDANPQDIEGERVAVIGYGIQGKAFAVNLRDSGVAVLVGNRDDEYRKAAIEDGFDTRTIADAVADASIILLLVPDEAHQEVYHSQISPHLDDGDLLVFAHGFSVRFARIALPPNVDVALLAPKMFGKPIRQRYLDGSGVLAFLDVIADPSGRTLRRSLAIAQAVGFTRYGVLPVSHAVETELDLFQEQFLTPMLIDAIRISFEVLTESGYDPIPVLLDMHASGEMAEMLIEAASTGLFEVIEQQGSPTCRFGVQRYLGTLLGEEVRDKGRRILADIRDGGFVEALSAEAAAGYPSLAEYQREYRASGITKAHDRYRSMLDERGAATGVADAGEKGAKNAA comes from the coding sequence CTGACAGGTACCTCCGCCGGGCCACGGCGGGCGTGCCGCTCGGTACCTGCGCCACCCGACTGGAAGAGGTCATCCATGTACTTCGACAGGGACGCCAACCCGCAGGACATCGAGGGCGAGCGCGTCGCGGTGATCGGCTACGGGATCCAGGGCAAGGCGTTCGCCGTCAACCTGCGCGACAGCGGGGTTGCGGTGCTCGTGGGCAACCGCGACGACGAGTACCGCAAGGCCGCGATCGAGGACGGGTTCGACACCAGGACGATCGCGGACGCCGTCGCGGACGCCTCGATCATCCTGCTCCTCGTTCCCGACGAGGCCCACCAGGAGGTCTACCACTCGCAGATCTCGCCGCATCTCGACGACGGTGACCTGCTCGTCTTCGCGCACGGCTTCTCCGTACGGTTCGCGCGGATCGCCCTTCCCCCGAACGTCGACGTGGCGCTGCTCGCCCCGAAGATGTTCGGCAAGCCGATCCGGCAGCGGTATCTCGACGGCAGCGGGGTGCTCGCCTTCCTCGACGTCATCGCGGACCCGTCGGGGCGTACGTTGCGCCGATCACTCGCGATCGCGCAGGCGGTCGGCTTCACCCGGTACGGCGTGCTCCCCGTGTCGCACGCCGTGGAGACGGAACTCGACCTCTTCCAGGAGCAGTTCCTGACCCCGATGCTGATCGACGCGATCAGGATCTCCTTCGAGGTGCTCACCGAGTCCGGTTACGACCCGATCCCCGTGCTGCTCGACATGCACGCCTCCGGGGAGATGGCGGAGATGCTCATCGAGGCCGCGTCGACCGGGCTGTTCGAGGTGATCGAGCAGCAGGGCTCACCCACCTGCCGGTTCGGCGTGCAGCGGTACCTGGGGACGCTGCTCGGCGAGGAGGTGCGGGACAAGGGACGCCGGATCCTCGCCGACATCCGCGACGGCGGTTTCGTCGAGGCCCTCTCGGCGGAGGCCGCCGCCGGTTACCCGAGCCTCGCGGAATACCAGCGGGAGTACCGGGCGAGCGGGATCACGAAGGCACACGACCGCTACCGGTCGATGCTCGACGAGCGCGGTGCGGCGACCGGTGTCGCCGACGCCGGAGAGAAGGGTGCGAAGAATGCTGCCTGA
- a CDS encoding diaminopimelate decarboxylase encodes METAVPATTTALDCHGLTPALTILRIKQAVSSQLTDDGPVRVILGAECTRDQVTASLGALADRVRYVAPDTPATPPAPLWWQRGDLRYHDGRLHLGGVELEELAAQVGTPTYVCRAGRVEDNIDRLSGALAAAGVDHRIYYAIKANRSPALLSYLRTRGRCGVDVCSSGELMHALGCGYAPEEISFTGTSLSAREIDILARFRRLRINVDSVSALESLGRACPGREIGLRINPAVGVGYRNDERLSYSGVPTTKFGIYLDHLAEAKAVADRWGMRVVRLHLHVGCGYLDSQLDQFAEALDVADRFTRHIPDLVEVNLGGGLGVPHTPADRPLDLDRWARLVGQRFAGRFLVAVEPGDYLVKDAGLLLTTVTYVERRRDVLFAGLDAGFNLAMEPAFYGLPCEPVAVAPRWNEGTERYTVVGNVNEALDVWAVDHHLHRLHPGDRVALLNSGGYAASMRSDHCLRGQAGTYYSSTRGRGPHPEGAAPA; translated from the coding sequence GTGGAGACGGCCGTTCCCGCAACCACGACCGCGCTCGACTGCCACGGGCTGACGCCGGCACTGACGATCCTGCGGATCAAGCAGGCCGTCAGCTCGCAACTGACGGACGACGGTCCGGTACGCGTGATCCTCGGTGCGGAGTGCACCCGCGACCAGGTCACGGCCTCGCTCGGGGCGCTGGCCGACCGGGTCCGGTACGTGGCCCCGGACACCCCCGCGACACCCCCGGCTCCGCTCTGGTGGCAGCGCGGCGACCTGCGGTACCACGACGGCCGGCTCCATCTCGGTGGGGTCGAACTGGAGGAACTGGCCGCGCAGGTGGGCACGCCGACCTACGTCTGTCGGGCCGGGCGGGTGGAGGACAACATCGACCGGCTGTCGGGCGCGTTGGCAGCCGCGGGCGTCGACCACCGGATCTACTACGCGATCAAGGCCAACCGGTCACCGGCGCTCCTGTCCTACCTGCGCACCCGGGGCCGGTGCGGCGTCGACGTCTGCTCCTCGGGGGAGCTGATGCACGCACTCGGGTGCGGGTACGCGCCGGAGGAGATCTCCTTCACCGGCACCTCGCTGTCCGCCCGGGAGATCGACATCCTCGCGCGCTTCCGGCGGCTACGGATCAACGTCGACTCGGTCTCGGCACTGGAGAGCCTCGGCCGAGCCTGCCCGGGGCGGGAGATCGGCCTGCGGATCAACCCGGCGGTGGGGGTCGGCTACCGCAACGACGAGCGGTTGTCGTACAGCGGTGTGCCGACGACCAAGTTCGGCATCTACCTCGACCACCTGGCGGAGGCGAAGGCCGTAGCCGATCGGTGGGGGATGCGCGTGGTCCGACTGCACCTGCACGTCGGCTGCGGCTACCTGGATTCGCAACTGGACCAGTTCGCCGAGGCACTCGACGTCGCCGACAGGTTCACCAGACACATCCCCGACCTGGTCGAGGTCAATCTGGGCGGTGGGCTGGGCGTACCGCACACCCCCGCCGACCGGCCGCTCGACCTGGACCGCTGGGCGCGGCTGGTGGGACAACGGTTCGCGGGCAGGTTCCTCGTCGCGGTGGAGCCCGGGGACTACCTCGTCAAGGACGCCGGGCTGCTGCTGACCACCGTGACGTACGTCGAGCGGCGCCGGGACGTCCTCTTCGCCGGTCTCGATGCCGGGTTCAACCTGGCGATGGAGCCGGCGTTCTACGGCCTGCCCTGTGAACCCGTGGCGGTCGCGCCGCGCTGGAACGAGGGTACCGAGCGCTACACCGTCGTCGGGAACGTCAACGAGGCCCTCGACGTGTGGGCGGTGGACCACCACCTTCACCGGCTGCATCCCGGCGACCGGGTGGCACTGCTCAACTCCGGCGGCTACGCGGCCTCCATGCGCTCCGACCACTGCCTTCGGGGACAGGCGGGGACGTACTACTCATCGACTAGGGGCCGGGGGCCGCACCCGGAAGGGGCGGCCCCGGCCTGA